A single region of the Pirellulales bacterium genome encodes:
- a CDS encoding response regulator: MPESLRIAIADDDRSTRELLQRMIAHLGHSVVATAENGETLIAQCKQVQPDVVITDNMMADVNGMDAALEIYKSRPLPIVLLSGYCDPKLVRSAEEKHVLVYLVKPISEAHLEAALARCTEELRAAPMRELDEQNDVLMSATEQSGDSRFQTRSHTAPAEQRPV, from the coding sequence ATGCCTGAGTCATTGCGCATCGCCATCGCGGACGACGATCGCTCCACACGCGAGTTGCTACAACGGATGATTGCTCATCTAGGGCACTCGGTGGTTGCTACGGCTGAGAATGGTGAAACACTGATCGCGCAGTGCAAACAGGTGCAACCGGACGTTGTCATTACCGATAACATGATGGCGGATGTTAACGGAATGGATGCCGCCTTGGAGATCTACAAGTCACGGCCGCTGCCCATTGTCTTGCTGTCCGGCTATTGCGACCCGAAGTTAGTACGCAGTGCTGAGGAAAAGCATGTGCTCGTCTACCTGGTAAAGCCGATCAGCGAAGCCCACCTCGAAGCCGCCTTGGCGCGTTGCACCGAGGAGCTGCGCGCTGCGCCCATGCGTGAATTGGACGAGCAGAACGACGTGCTGATGAGCGCAACCGAGCAATCAGGTGACTCTCGATTTCAGACCCGCAG
- a CDS encoding glucoamylase family protein has protein sequence MEVRHRELAHRLLNLASRSKPIPLGGPDEEPLRSELFSTDQLEKHAKSLAAWHEVDLRPGPDHLLGRLHENEQILQRGYKLVVSAIAAKRRTSPADEWLLDNFYLIEEQIRTARRHLPKNYSTELPRLTKGPLTGLPRVYDIAQELISHVDGRVTADSLTSLVAAYQTISPLALGELWAIPIMLRLALIDNLRRVVARMTAARLHRDEANVWADRMINAAETDPRGLILVIAEMSGSSTAMDSEFVAEFARRLQEHSHVMALPLLWLEERLAERHVTIEQLMQSEGQQQAADQVSIGNSVTSLRFLGAMDWHSFVESLSVVEQILRGYPPEEFAHPDEAGVREYRRILQEEEGYSDVYAEMDFATRDRYRHVIERVAKNARLPEWQVALGAVQLAMKAANLRGVRDRSAHVGYFLIDRGLPELETLVNARISIARKVLRWGRRHALLLYLGTTVLLTVATLAAAIVQDVHHDAGAVLIGATVLLVFLGASQLGVAVVNWLATLVVVPRTLPRMDFSAGIPAENRTIVAIPTMLTSADGVRDLVEALEVRYLANRDDSLHFALLSDLRDAPAAVSAEDQPLLDLARDEIQALNEKYQADRNSIFFLFHRPRRWNAQERVWMGHERKRGKLADLNGFLRGADGKNFSLIVGDTTALTGVKYVITLDSDTQLPREAARQLVATMAHPLNRPCCGNSGGSVVDGYSILQPRVSLSLPSARRSWLVRIFGGQAGIDPYTGTVSDVYQDLFQEGSFVGKGIYDVDAFEQFLGGRLPDNLILSHDLIEGCHARSGLVSDIELFETYPARYAVDVSRRHRWIRGDWQIAAWAFPWVPHLSRGTVKNPLSALSRWKILDNLRRSLVPAALTLLLVLYWLTPVGPASFWTLFVVAILLIPILLRLFVEFVKRPVELSWRLHIRDTLQSLGRRAIQALCALTFLPDEAYYSTDAIVRTLGRLLITKRNLLQWRTSSDAEQTARTHLVGTIRAMWFGPMLALSVIVYLVRFRPDALLASLPVALLWVSSPAIAWWLSRLLPSDVVQLNDNDRKFLEDLARQTWHFFETFVTREENWLPPDNFQEYPAAVIAHRTSPTNIGLALLSNLTAHDFGFIPAQELAERTGNTLATMQRLERYQGHFFNWYDTRTLEPLPPRYVSTVDSGNLVGHLLTLREGLLQLGDEDILPPAAFRGLSSTLRVLIKALRGGNADKENSESASRNPLRAATYLGKLENELAHIPPALSRQIELLKRFADDTTWAEFTKHSDQQVRGWSEALKRQAQSWLAEVNAFLPLATLPPPPEIWQAHGPSAIASLAPLKAALEPANGKFSLRGVAEFSQQLSGLIDDALATAGPGREWLVQLRQRVDDVSAQAKDRLALHDRLGETCLELSGAQFDFLYDPSRRLLAIGYNVAERRRDTSFYDLLASEARLASYVAIAEGQLPQENWFALGRLLTGVDGEPTLLSWSGSMFEYLMPLLVMPSFDDTLLDQTNKAAVARQIAYGESHKVPWGISESGYNATDAQLNYQYRAFGVPGLGFKRGLADDLVIAPYAAAMALMVAPQAACSNLRRMALMGINGNYGNYEALDYTSARLAGGQPFAIVRSFMAHHQGMSLLAFAYALLDRPMQRRFEAYPPFQATELLLHERIPKAAPVFPRSAEATEAPRPEVAREVLMRVLSSPSTPTPEVHLLSNGQYHVMITNAGSGYSRWKDIAVTRWREDVSRDDTGTFCYLRDVTSNEVWSAAFQPTLKASPAYKAIFPQARAEFRRRDFELDTYTEVTVSPEDDVELRRINISNHSRQRRTIELTSYAEVVLASPASDATHPAFSNLFVQTEIIRDRDAILCTRRPRSHQEKPPWMVHLMSVHGTSVGAPSFESDKAKFIGRGRSVVDPQAMARPVPLTNSEGPVLDPIVSIRCTVAIEPGETAVVDVVTGVSETRDGALGLAEKYHDRHLADRLLDLAWTHGQVVLQQLNATEADAQLYGRLASSIIYATNLRRASASVLARNTRGQSGLWGHGISGDLPIVLLRIADQNKIEIVRQLIRAHAYWRFKGLSVDLVIWNEDQSGYRQVLHDEINNSIGNSTEAQLIDRPGGVFVRRPEQMSEDDRVLLQTAARVVLSDGAGTLAEQVERRGMRDTAV, from the coding sequence TTGGAGGTACGGCATCGCGAGTTGGCTCATCGGCTCTTGAATCTTGCCAGTCGGTCGAAACCGATTCCGCTTGGCGGACCCGATGAAGAACCGTTGCGATCCGAGCTATTCAGCACGGATCAGCTGGAAAAGCACGCCAAATCGCTGGCCGCTTGGCACGAAGTCGATTTGCGTCCCGGGCCCGATCATCTGCTCGGTCGCCTGCACGAGAACGAGCAGATCCTGCAGCGCGGTTACAAGCTGGTCGTTTCGGCGATTGCCGCCAAGCGGCGTACATCGCCCGCCGACGAATGGTTGCTCGATAATTTCTATCTGATCGAAGAGCAAATCCGTACGGCGCGACGCCACCTGCCGAAGAATTACAGCACCGAGTTGCCCCGTTTGACCAAGGGACCTCTTACAGGTCTTCCGCGCGTTTACGATATCGCCCAGGAACTAATCTCGCACGTCGATGGTCGGGTTACCGCCGATAGTCTCACGTCGCTGGTTGCCGCTTACCAAACGATATCTCCGCTTGCACTGGGAGAGCTGTGGGCGATTCCCATCATGCTGCGGCTGGCGTTGATCGACAATCTTCGTCGCGTGGTCGCGCGCATGACGGCCGCCAGGCTGCACCGCGACGAGGCGAATGTGTGGGCCGATCGCATGATCAACGCGGCGGAGACGGACCCGCGCGGCTTGATTCTGGTGATCGCCGAGATGAGCGGGTCCAGCACCGCTATGGACAGCGAATTCGTGGCCGAGTTTGCCCGCCGGCTGCAAGAGCACAGCCATGTGATGGCGCTGCCATTGCTATGGTTGGAAGAACGCCTGGCCGAACGGCATGTCACGATCGAGCAGCTCATGCAGAGCGAGGGGCAACAGCAAGCGGCGGATCAAGTCTCGATCGGCAATAGCGTCACCAGCTTGCGATTCCTGGGTGCCATGGACTGGCATTCGTTCGTTGAATCGCTTAGCGTGGTCGAGCAGATTTTGCGCGGCTATCCGCCTGAGGAATTTGCCCATCCCGACGAAGCCGGTGTGCGCGAGTATCGCCGCATCTTGCAAGAAGAGGAAGGTTACTCGGACGTTTACGCCGAGATGGATTTTGCCACGCGTGATCGGTATCGGCATGTCATAGAACGCGTGGCCAAGAACGCGCGTCTGCCCGAATGGCAGGTCGCATTAGGCGCTGTACAGCTGGCGATGAAAGCTGCCAACTTGCGAGGCGTACGCGACAGGTCGGCGCATGTCGGTTACTTTTTGATCGATCGCGGCCTGCCTGAACTCGAGACGCTCGTCAATGCGCGGATCTCGATCGCGCGAAAAGTGCTGCGCTGGGGACGACGCCATGCGCTGCTGTTGTATCTAGGAACGACCGTCCTCCTTACCGTGGCAACTTTGGCGGCCGCGATTGTTCAAGACGTACACCATGATGCCGGCGCCGTGCTGATAGGGGCCACGGTTCTGCTGGTATTTCTCGGCGCCTCGCAGTTGGGCGTAGCGGTTGTCAATTGGCTCGCTACCTTGGTCGTCGTTCCGCGAACCCTGCCGAGGATGGACTTTTCCGCGGGGATCCCCGCGGAGAATCGCACGATCGTGGCGATTCCGACCATGCTCACCAGCGCCGACGGAGTGCGAGATCTGGTCGAGGCCCTCGAGGTTCGCTATCTGGCCAATCGGGACGACAGTTTACATTTCGCGTTGCTCAGCGACCTGCGCGATGCGCCGGCGGCCGTGAGCGCAGAAGATCAGCCGCTGTTGGACCTGGCCCGCGACGAAATCCAGGCATTGAACGAAAAGTATCAGGCCGACCGGAACAGCATCTTCTTCTTGTTTCATCGGCCGCGCCGCTGGAATGCGCAAGAGCGGGTTTGGATGGGACACGAACGCAAGCGTGGCAAGCTGGCAGACTTGAACGGATTTCTCCGCGGAGCAGACGGAAAGAACTTTTCTCTCATTGTCGGCGATACCACCGCCCTGACAGGCGTGAAATACGTCATTACGTTGGATTCCGACACTCAGCTACCCCGCGAAGCGGCGCGCCAATTGGTGGCCACCATGGCGCACCCTTTGAATCGGCCATGCTGCGGCAATAGCGGCGGGTCGGTCGTGGATGGGTACAGCATCCTGCAACCGCGGGTCTCGTTGAGTTTGCCCAGTGCGCGGCGATCTTGGCTAGTGCGCATTTTTGGCGGCCAGGCTGGGATCGATCCCTATACCGGCACCGTGTCCGATGTGTATCAGGACCTGTTTCAGGAAGGCTCGTTCGTCGGTAAGGGCATCTATGACGTGGATGCCTTCGAGCAGTTTCTGGGAGGCCGCCTTCCCGACAATTTGATCCTCAGTCATGATCTGATCGAGGGTTGCCACGCGCGTTCGGGGCTGGTCAGCGATATCGAGTTGTTCGAGACGTACCCGGCCAGGTACGCCGTTGACGTCAGCCGCCGGCACCGCTGGATCCGCGGTGACTGGCAAATTGCCGCTTGGGCTTTTCCCTGGGTGCCGCACCTGTCCCGCGGGACTGTCAAGAATCCACTATCCGCTCTTTCACGCTGGAAGATACTCGACAACTTGCGGCGCAGCCTGGTGCCGGCGGCGCTAACACTGCTGCTGGTCTTGTATTGGCTGACTCCGGTCGGCCCGGCGTCGTTTTGGACGCTGTTCGTCGTGGCGATTTTGTTGATTCCGATCCTGTTGAGGTTGTTTGTCGAGTTCGTCAAGCGGCCCGTCGAACTCTCCTGGCGTTTGCACATCCGCGACACGTTGCAATCACTCGGGCGGAGAGCAATCCAAGCGCTATGCGCGCTGACGTTTTTGCCGGACGAAGCTTACTACAGCACGGATGCGATTGTGCGCACCCTGGGTCGTTTGCTAATCACGAAGCGGAACCTGCTGCAGTGGCGCACTTCAAGCGATGCCGAGCAGACGGCCCGCACACATTTGGTGGGCACGATCCGAGCGATGTGGTTTGGGCCCATGCTGGCGCTATCCGTCATTGTCTACCTGGTGCGCTTTCGACCCGATGCCCTGTTGGCTTCGCTGCCGGTAGCGCTGTTATGGGTTTCGTCCCCGGCCATTGCCTGGTGGCTCAGCCGACTCTTGCCGAGCGATGTTGTTCAACTGAACGACAACGACCGCAAGTTTTTGGAAGACCTGGCGAGACAGACGTGGCACTTTTTCGAGACGTTCGTTACACGCGAGGAAAACTGGCTTCCCCCCGACAACTTTCAAGAATACCCCGCGGCGGTCATCGCCCATCGCACGTCTCCCACCAACATCGGCTTGGCGTTGCTGTCTAACCTGACGGCCCATGATTTCGGGTTTATCCCGGCGCAAGAGCTGGCAGAGCGAACCGGCAACACCCTGGCGACCATGCAACGCCTGGAGCGGTATCAGGGACATTTCTTCAATTGGTACGACACGCGCACCTTAGAGCCTCTTCCTCCGCGTTATGTTTCGACGGTCGACAGTGGCAATCTGGTCGGCCATCTGCTTACTCTGCGCGAGGGCTTGTTGCAGTTGGGCGACGAAGACATTCTTCCGCCTGCCGCTTTCCGGGGGCTCAGCAGTACGCTCAGGGTGTTGATCAAGGCTCTGCGGGGCGGCAACGCGGATAAAGAGAATTCGGAAAGCGCCAGCCGTAATCCTCTTCGCGCCGCGACTTATCTTGGAAAGCTGGAGAACGAACTAGCGCACATCCCGCCTGCGCTTTCCCGGCAGATCGAATTGCTCAAACGGTTCGCCGACGATACGACGTGGGCCGAGTTTACCAAGCACTCCGATCAACAAGTACGCGGGTGGAGCGAGGCACTTAAGCGCCAGGCTCAATCCTGGCTGGCAGAGGTGAATGCATTTTTGCCGTTGGCAACGCTGCCGCCGCCGCCAGAAATATGGCAGGCACACGGCCCGTCGGCGATAGCATCGCTAGCGCCTCTCAAAGCGGCGCTTGAGCCCGCAAATGGCAAGTTTAGTTTGCGAGGCGTTGCGGAGTTCTCACAGCAACTTTCTGGACTGATCGACGATGCGCTCGCGACGGCTGGGCCAGGCCGTGAATGGCTTGTGCAACTGCGGCAACGCGTCGACGACGTCAGTGCCCAGGCCAAGGACCGTCTCGCGCTACACGACAGGCTCGGCGAGACGTGCCTGGAATTGAGCGGCGCGCAATTCGACTTTCTGTACGACCCCTCGCGGCGATTGTTGGCGATTGGATACAACGTCGCGGAGCGACGACGCGACACCAGTTTCTACGATTTATTGGCCTCCGAAGCGCGGCTGGCCAGCTACGTCGCGATTGCCGAAGGACAACTTCCGCAGGAAAACTGGTTCGCTCTCGGCCGACTGCTGACGGGAGTCGATGGCGAGCCCACGCTGCTGTCGTGGAGCGGGTCGATGTTCGAGTACTTGATGCCATTGCTGGTGATGCCAAGTTTCGACGATACCCTGCTCGACCAAACGAACAAAGCCGCGGTGGCACGGCAAATTGCCTACGGCGAGAGTCACAAGGTCCCCTGGGGTATATCCGAATCGGGATATAACGCCACCGATGCCCAACTGAACTATCAATATCGTGCCTTTGGCGTTCCGGGCCTGGGCTTCAAGCGAGGGCTAGCCGACGATCTGGTGATTGCGCCGTATGCCGCGGCCATGGCATTGATGGTGGCTCCCCAGGCGGCGTGCTCCAATTTGCGGCGGATGGCCTTGATGGGAATCAACGGCAACTACGGCAACTACGAGGCGCTGGACTACACGTCGGCAAGGCTTGCTGGCGGCCAGCCGTTCGCCATCGTGCGCTCGTTCATGGCTCATCATCAGGGCATGAGTCTGTTGGCGTTTGCCTATGCCTTGCTCGATCGACCCATGCAAAGGCGATTCGAGGCCTATCCACCGTTTCAGGCCACCGAGTTGTTACTGCACGAGCGCATCCCCAAGGCGGCGCCGGTCTTCCCGCGGTCGGCCGAAGCCACCGAAGCGCCGCGGCCAGAAGTCGCCCGCGAAGTGCTGATGCGCGTGCTGTCTTCGCCTAGCACGCCCACGCCCGAAGTGCATTTGCTGTCGAACGGCCAGTATCATGTGATGATCACCAATGCCGGCAGCGGTTACAGTCGCTGGAAAGACATTGCCGTGACACGCTGGCGCGAAGACGTCTCACGAGATGATACGGGCACATTTTGCTATTTGCGCGATGTGACGTCCAATGAAGTGTGGTCGGCCGCGTTTCAGCCAACATTGAAGGCCTCGCCCGCTTACAAGGCCATTTTTCCACAGGCCCGTGCCGAGTTCCGCCGCCGCGATTTCGAGCTGGATACCTATACCGAGGTGACGGTATCCCCTGAAGATGACGTCGAACTGCGGCGGATCAATATTTCCAACCACTCCCGCCAACGGCGCACAATCGAGTTGACCAGCTACGCGGAAGTTGTGCTCGCCAGTCCGGCCTCGGACGCGACGCATCCGGCCTTCAGCAATCTGTTCGTACAAACCGAGATCATCCGCGATCGCGACGCTATCCTTTGCACCCGTCGTCCCCGATCGCATCAGGAGAAGCCGCCGTGGATGGTGCATTTGATGTCGGTACACGGCACGTCGGTTGGCGCGCCGTCGTTTGAGTCGGACAAGGCGAAGTTTATCGGCCGCGGCCGTAGTGTCGTCGATCCTCAGGCCATGGCGCGACCGGTTCCTCTCACGAACAGCGAGGGGCCGGTTCTCGACCCCATCGTGTCGATCCGCTGCACGGTAGCGATCGAGCCGGGCGAAACGGCGGTGGTCGACGTCGTGACCGGTGTCTCCGAGACGCGCGACGGAGCGTTGGGCCTGGCCGAGAAATATCATGATCGGCATCTGGCCGATCGTTTACTCGACTTGGCATGGACGCACGGGCAGGTCGTTTTGCAACAACTCAATGCGACCGAGGCTGACGCCCAGCTGTACGGCCGGCTCGCCAGCTCGATCATCTATGCCACGAATCTGCGCCGCGCCAGTGCCAGCGTGCTGGCGAGAAACACGCGCGGCCAGTCTGGGCTTTGGGGGCACGGTATTTCGGGTGACTTGCCGATTGTCCTGCTGCGAATCGCTGACCAGAACAAGATCGAAATCGTCCGGCAACTCATACGCGCCCACGCCTATTGGCGGTTCAAAGGCCTGTCGGTCGATCTGGTGATCTGGAACGAGGACCAGTCAGGTTATCGCCAGGTGCTACACGACGAGATCAACAACTCGATTGGCAACAGCACCGAGGCGCAATTGATCGACCGTCCCGGTGGTGTTTTTGTACGGCGCCCCGAACAGATGTCGGAGGACGACCGGGTGCTGCTACAGACGGCGGCGCGCGTCGTGCTTTCCGACGGTGCCGGCACTCTGGCCGAACAAGTCGAACGACGTGGCATGCGCGACACGGCGGTAC